In Candidatus Omnitrophota bacterium, the genomic window CTGCCATGAACCAGAATCCTAAGGCAGTCTTTCTATTGTCGATTCGGTTCATGGCACCCTGAACCGAACGTCCCGTAATTTAACCGCCTTAACGTTCTGGTTCAGGGTGATGTCCTAGACCAGACTAGACGATGGGGACGATACCATTAACTTTTTGTTTAATATAAATCTGCCATGAACCAGAATCCTAAGGCAGTCTTTCTATTGTCGATTCGGTTCATGGCACCCTGAACCGAACGTCCCGTAATTTAACCGCCTTAACGTTCTGGTTCAGGGTGATGTCCTAGACCAGACTACCCCGCCAATTGCCTTACCCGGGGCGGGGCCCCGCCCCCCTGCATTACTCCAGGCGGGGGACGATGGGGACGATACCATTAACTTTTTAAAGAGCCTACCGCCTTTGTAGCTTTTTATCTGCTTCTCGCGTTTCAGAGCAGCTGTTTTTATATCAAAATCTTCTTTGTGAACAAGCTCCCAAGGGCCTCTGTTCTTCGTCGAGCATGTTTTATTTTGGTTATGCCCTGCTAGTCTCTTTGTTACGTTACCAGTGCTACCTATATAATATTTTTGGCATTTGGGACTATAAATTATATAGATATAATACATATCTGTCAATATGCCCTGGACCAGACTACCCCGCCAATTGCCTTACCCGGGGCGGGGGACGATGGGGACGCGAATTACTTTTTTCTTTTGATCTTTTTTGGTTTCTCTTTAGATGCGGTTTTCGCCTTCTTATCTTCTGCCGGCTTCGCCTCTTTTTTTTCTTCAGCCTTTACTTCTTCTTTCGGCTCTTCCTTGGCCTGAGGCTCGACGCTCTTCTGAGGCGCGGACGGCGTCTTAACGACTTCTTTCGCGGCCACCTCGTCCTCATCCTCCGGCACTATCTTCGCGACAGACGAGAGCTTATCTCCCGCCTCTATCTTCATCAATCTGACACCCTGAGTAGAACGGCCGGTAGAGCGGATATCCTTTATCGGAGATCGGACTATCATGCCTTTTTCGGTAATTAGCATAATCTCATCCCTATCCGAAACGATCTTTAACCCGACCGCCTCGCCGTTTTTTCCCGTCACTTTTATATTTATAATACCTTTGCCGCCTCGAGATTGCAACCTGTATTCTTTGAACGAGGTCCTCTTCCCGAAGCCCTGGCCCGTCACCGTCAGGACGGTCTGGTCCGGCCTTACCACCGCAAGCGCTATACACGCGTCTTTCTTCCCGAGGTTTATCCCCCTGACTCCTTTGGCGGCGCGTCCCATCTCGCGGACCTGGGACTCTTTGAACCTGATAGCTTTCCCTTCGCGCGTCGCCAGCAGTATCTCGTCTTCGCCGTTCGTCGACTCGACCTCGATC contains:
- a CDS encoding GIY-YIG nuclease family protein, with the translated sequence MYYIYIIYSPKCQKYYIGSTGNVTKRLAGHNQNKTCSTKNRGPWELVHKEDFDIKTAALKREKQIKSYKGGRLFKKLMVSSPSSPAWSNAGGRGPAPGKAIGGVVWSRTSP